A window of Natrinema salifodinae contains these coding sequences:
- the ligA gene encoding NAD-dependent DNA ligase LigA: MSVADEDEENPYLRDPPTDFAPVAELSEAEAERQVEQLRQAIREHDRRYYVENDPIIADRSYDALFARLRELEAAFDLDHPDSPTRSVSGEPIEEFDTVEHVAPMLSIDNSGEEADVREFDERVRREVGDVRYVCEPKFDGVSMEFVYEDGSLERAVTRGDGREGDDVTRNARTIGSVPQRLRGDHPDFLTVRGEVYMPKDDFQAHNRERIERGEEPFANPRNATAGTIRQLDPSIVAERPLAVFYFDVLDASDLEDSHRDELERFPEYGLRTNDRVEVVDDIESAIDYRNRLLEERDDLDYEIDGVVIKVDDREAREELGRTARHDRWAFAYKFPARAEVTTIADVAVQVGRTGRLTPVALLDPVDVGGVTVSRASLHNPEEIAEKNVNVGDTVRVQRAGDVIPYVEEVVEKTNEGHYELPDSCPICGSPVERDGPIAFCTGGLTCDAQLRRSIEYYASDDGLDIEGLGEQSVRQLVDAGLVASVADLYELDREALTDLEGWGETSAENLLAELETSREPPLPDFISALGIPLIGPTTARELAREFGTFEDVRQAAKNEPERLEDVDDVGETVAETIHEFFASEANAAAVDDVLAHVSPQEADTGVGGDELDGLTFVFTGSLEAMTRGDAQELVEAHGANATGSVSGNTNYLVAGESPGATKLEDAEANDVPILDEAAFRELLTDRGIDLE; this comes from the coding sequence ATGTCAGTCGCCGACGAGGACGAGGAGAACCCCTACCTCCGGGATCCGCCAACCGACTTCGCGCCGGTCGCGGAGCTCTCGGAGGCGGAGGCCGAGCGCCAGGTCGAGCAGTTGCGCCAGGCCATCCGCGAGCACGACCGCCGGTACTACGTCGAGAACGATCCGATCATCGCCGACCGGTCCTACGACGCGCTGTTCGCCAGGCTGCGCGAACTCGAGGCAGCCTTCGACCTCGACCATCCCGACAGCCCGACGCGCAGCGTCAGCGGCGAGCCCATTGAGGAGTTTGACACGGTCGAGCACGTCGCGCCGATGCTCTCGATCGACAACAGCGGGGAGGAGGCGGACGTCCGGGAGTTCGACGAGCGCGTCCGCCGCGAGGTCGGGGACGTCCGGTACGTCTGCGAGCCGAAGTTCGACGGCGTCTCGATGGAGTTCGTCTACGAGGACGGCAGCCTCGAACGCGCCGTGACCCGCGGAGACGGCCGCGAGGGCGACGACGTGACGCGCAATGCCCGCACCATCGGCTCCGTCCCGCAGCGGCTCCGCGGCGACCACCCCGACTTCCTGACCGTCCGCGGCGAGGTCTACATGCCCAAGGACGACTTCCAGGCGCACAACCGCGAGCGCATCGAGCGCGGCGAGGAGCCCTTCGCGAACCCGCGCAACGCCACCGCCGGCACGATCCGACAGCTCGACCCCTCGATCGTCGCCGAGCGGCCGCTCGCGGTCTTCTACTTCGACGTGCTCGACGCCAGCGATCTCGAGGACAGCCACCGGGACGAACTCGAACGCTTTCCCGAGTACGGCCTGCGGACCAACGACCGCGTGGAAGTCGTCGACGACATCGAGAGCGCGATCGACTACCGAAATCGGTTGCTCGAGGAACGTGACGACTTGGACTACGAGATCGACGGCGTCGTGATCAAGGTCGACGACCGCGAGGCTCGGGAGGAACTCGGCCGGACGGCCCGCCACGACCGCTGGGCGTTCGCCTACAAGTTCCCCGCCCGCGCGGAGGTCACGACGATCGCCGACGTGGCGGTCCAGGTCGGCCGCACCGGCCGGCTCACGCCCGTCGCCCTACTCGATCCGGTCGACGTCGGCGGCGTCACGGTCTCGCGGGCGAGCCTCCACAATCCGGAGGAGATCGCCGAGAAGAACGTGAACGTCGGCGACACCGTCCGCGTCCAGCGCGCGGGCGACGTCATCCCCTACGTCGAGGAGGTCGTCGAGAAAACCAACGAGGGCCACTACGAACTGCCCGACAGCTGCCCGATCTGTGGCAGCCCGGTCGAGCGCGACGGCCCCATCGCGTTCTGTACCGGCGGGCTGACCTGCGACGCGCAGCTCCGGCGATCGATCGAGTACTACGCGAGCGACGACGGCCTCGACATCGAGGGTTTAGGCGAGCAGAGCGTCCGCCAGCTGGTCGACGCCGGCCTGGTCGCGTCCGTCGCGGACCTCTACGAACTCGACCGCGAGGCCCTCACCGACCTCGAGGGCTGGGGTGAGACCAGCGCCGAGAACCTCCTCGCAGAGCTCGAGACGAGCCGCGAACCGCCCCTTCCGGACTTCATCTCTGCGCTGGGCATCCCCCTCATCGGGCCGACGACCGCCCGCGAACTCGCCCGCGAGTTCGGCACCTTCGAGGACGTTCGCCAGGCGGCGAAAAACGAACCCGAGCGCCTCGAGGACGTCGACGACGTGGGCGAGACCGTCGCCGAGACGATCCACGAGTTCTTCGCGAGCGAGGCAAACGCCGCCGCGGTCGACGACGTGCTCGCCCACGTTTCCCCGCAGGAGGCCGACACCGGCGTCGGCGGGGACGAACTCGACGGTCTCACCTTCGTCTTCACCGGCTCGCTCGAAGCCATGACCAGAGGCGACGCGCAAGAACTCGTCGAAGCCCACGGCGCAAACGCGACGGGCAGCGTCTCGGGCAACACCAACTACCTGGTCGCCGGCGAGAGTCCGGGGGCGACGAAGCTGGAGGACGCGGAGGCGAACGACGTGCCGATCCTCGACGAGGCGGCGTTTCGCGAGTTGCTGACCGATCGCGGGATCGACCTCGAGTAA
- a CDS encoding 2Fe-2S iron-sulfur cluster-binding protein, producing the protein MTSHDVTLEWPDGRTRRIDVREDETVLEAAEFAGAVLPYGCRTGACGTCTGRLLEAGGTDRSDGDGDGSETGVDDAFAYRRLPRALKDRHREAGYVLLCLASPRTDCRIAVGASVHTELVDNPWK; encoded by the coding sequence ATGACGAGCCACGACGTGACGCTCGAGTGGCCCGACGGTCGAACGCGACGCATCGACGTCCGCGAGGACGAGACGGTCCTCGAGGCCGCCGAGTTCGCCGGGGCCGTGCTCCCGTACGGCTGTCGCACCGGCGCCTGCGGGACCTGTACCGGACGGTTACTCGAGGCCGGCGGAACGGACCGCTCGGACGGGGACGGCGACGGGAGCGAGACCGGCGTCGACGACGCCTTCGCGTACCGGCGGCTCCCCCGCGCGCTAAAGGACCGACACCGAGAGGCCGGCTACGTGCTGCTGTGTCTCGCCTCGCCGCGGACCGACTGTCGGATCGCAGTCGGCGCGAGCGTCCACACCGAACTGGTGGACAACCCCTGGAAGTGA
- a CDS encoding selenium-binding protein SBP56-related protein, with protein sequence MSDVSTPDDAESGHDHEHHHDHEGPGYATPQAAIEEGDREKLAYVMSLYVGTDIDASDFVAVVDIDPDSDTYCEIVDRIELPNRGDELHHFGWNACSSSCHMEGLERRHLIVPGQRSSRIHVIDAKDRRNPELVEVIEPEEVFEYDLSAPHTVHCVPDGQILISMLGDADGDLPGGFLELNEDFEIEGRWDPPGEIEMNYDYWYQPRQNVMVSSEWAAPKTYYPGFDLDDVEAGEYGQQLHFWDWEEGTVEQTIDLGEEGLIPLEVRFLHTPESTHGFVGAALSSNIFHFWRDEEAGEYRAEKVIDFESREHPDWDMPVPALPTDILISMDDRYLFGSNWLHGEVWMYDISDPSNPRRADSLSVGGTFGEVQEVQGRELAAGPQMVQLSLDGERLYWTTSLFSSWDEQFYPEEGEQGSVMLKADVDPRNGTLELDEDFLVDWGECPDGPARAHEIRWPDGDCTSDVWQ encoded by the coding sequence ATGAGTGACGTGAGCACACCAGACGACGCCGAATCAGGGCACGACCACGAGCACCACCACGACCACGAGGGACCCGGCTACGCGACGCCCCAGGCCGCCATCGAGGAGGGCGACCGAGAGAAGCTGGCCTACGTGATGAGCCTCTACGTCGGGACGGACATCGACGCGTCCGACTTCGTAGCGGTCGTCGATATCGACCCCGACTCCGACACGTACTGCGAGATCGTCGACCGGATCGAACTCCCCAACCGCGGCGACGAACTCCATCACTTCGGGTGGAACGCCTGTTCCTCGTCGTGTCACATGGAGGGGCTCGAGCGTCGACACCTGATCGTCCCTGGCCAGCGCTCCTCGCGGATCCACGTGATCGACGCGAAAGACCGGCGGAATCCCGAATTAGTCGAGGTGATCGAACCCGAGGAGGTCTTCGAGTACGACCTCTCGGCGCCCCACACCGTTCACTGCGTCCCGGACGGCCAGATCCTGATCAGCATGCTCGGGGACGCCGACGGCGACCTCCCCGGCGGCTTCCTCGAACTGAACGAGGACTTCGAGATCGAAGGTCGGTGGGACCCGCCTGGCGAGATCGAGATGAACTACGATTACTGGTACCAGCCCCGCCAGAACGTGATGGTCTCCAGCGAGTGGGCCGCGCCGAAGACCTACTACCCCGGGTTCGACCTCGACGACGTCGAAGCGGGGGAGTACGGACAGCAGCTCCACTTCTGGGACTGGGAGGAGGGCACGGTCGAGCAGACCATCGATCTCGGCGAGGAGGGGCTGATCCCGCTGGAGGTGCGATTCCTCCACACGCCGGAGTCGACCCACGGGTTCGTCGGAGCCGCGCTCTCGTCGAACATCTTCCACTTCTGGCGGGACGAGGAAGCCGGCGAGTACCGCGCGGAGAAGGTGATCGACTTCGAATCCCGCGAGCACCCCGACTGGGACATGCCGGTGCCCGCGCTGCCGACGGACATCCTGATCTCGATGGACGACCGCTACCTGTTCGGCTCGAACTGGCTCCACGGCGAGGTTTGGATGTACGACATCTCGGATCCGTCGAACCCGCGACGGGCCGACTCGCTGTCGGTCGGCGGCACCTTCGGTGAGGTACAGGAGGTTCAGGGCCGCGAACTGGCCGCCGGCCCGCAGATGGTGCAACTCTCGCTGGACGGCGAGCGGCTCTACTGGACCACCTCGCTGTTCTCCTCGTGGGACGAGCAGTTCTACCCCGAGGAGGGCGAGCAGGGCTCGGTGATGCTGAAGGCCGACGTCGACCCCCGGAACGGCACCCTCGAACTCGACGAGGACTTCCTCGTCGACTGGGGCGAGTGTCCCGACGGGCCGGCCCGCGCCCACGAGATCCGGTGGCCGGACGGCGACTGCACGAGCGACGTCTGGCAGTGA
- a CDS encoding 2Fe-2S iron-sulfur cluster-binding protein: protein MTRYDVTLEWPDGRTQTIDASADETVLDAAQRCGVRLPYDCREGTCITCVGRLIGLENGTDGDETDTDADGAAQPPDPADAFTYRRSPAALTDDERADGYVLLCIAHPRADCRIEVGPRVRAAVGDSPWA from the coding sequence ATGACCCGCTACGACGTCACCCTCGAGTGGCCCGACGGCCGAACGCAAACGATCGACGCGTCTGCGGACGAGACGGTCCTCGACGCGGCCCAGCGGTGCGGCGTTCGGCTGCCGTACGACTGCCGCGAGGGGACCTGCATCACCTGCGTCGGCCGGCTGATCGGACTCGAAAACGGAACCGACGGCGACGAGACCGATACCGACGCGGACGGGGCCGCGCAGCCTCCCGACCCCGCGGACGCGTTCACCTATCGGCGGTCGCCGGCGGCGTTAACGGACGACGAGCGGGCCGACGGCTACGTCCTGCTCTGTATCGCACACCCGCGAGCCGACTGCCGCATCGAAGTCGGACCCAGGGTCCGGGCGGCGGTCGGCGACAGTCCGTGGGCGTAA
- the rio1 gene encoding serine/threonine-protein kinase Rio1, with product MGQGTEYGLVDLEEAETPGDEWEEIDVSDTEADRIARKRDREFNQFQERIKDADQFKVEQSVFDDATFAALYKLVQDGYVEAFGGPLSTGKEANVYHALGDDREVAVKVYRINASNFRQMRDYLEGDPRFEGLGGKKKDVVLAWTKKELANLRRAKKAGVRVPEPIAAERNVLVMEYIGNEDGRARRLGEVQIENPETAYEVMREYMRRLYSAGLIHGDLSEYNVVFDEGQLVLIDLGQAVTVHHPNSRDFLERDCRNVASFFSRQGLETDPDDLLEFVTSPEPDPSRD from the coding sequence ATGGGACAGGGAACGGAGTACGGCCTGGTCGACCTCGAGGAAGCGGAGACCCCGGGCGACGAGTGGGAGGAGATCGACGTCTCGGACACCGAGGCGGACCGGATCGCCCGCAAGCGCGACCGCGAGTTCAACCAGTTCCAAGAGCGGATCAAGGACGCCGACCAGTTCAAGGTCGAGCAGTCGGTGTTCGACGATGCGACGTTCGCGGCGCTGTACAAGCTGGTCCAGGACGGCTACGTCGAGGCCTTCGGCGGGCCGCTCTCGACGGGCAAGGAGGCCAACGTTTACCACGCGCTGGGCGACGACCGCGAGGTCGCGGTCAAGGTCTACCGGATCAACGCCTCGAACTTCCGGCAGATGCGCGACTACCTCGAGGGCGACCCCAGGTTCGAGGGCCTGGGCGGCAAGAAGAAAGACGTCGTCCTCGCCTGGACCAAGAAGGAGCTGGCGAACCTCCGGCGCGCGAAGAAAGCCGGCGTCCGGGTCCCGGAACCGATCGCCGCCGAGCGCAACGTCCTCGTCATGGAGTACATCGGCAACGAGGACGGCCGCGCCAGGCGGCTCGGCGAGGTCCAGATCGAGAACCCCGAGACCGCCTACGAGGTCATGCGCGAGTACATGCGCCGGCTCTATTCGGCCGGCCTGATCCACGGCGATCTCAGCGAGTACAACGTCGTCTTCGACGAGGGTCAACTCGTGCTCATCGACCTCGGCCAGGCCGTCACGGTCCACCACCCCAACAGCCGCGACTTTCTGGAGCGCGACTGCCGGAACGTGGCCAGTTTCTTCTCCCGCCAGGGGCTCGAGACCGATCCGGACGACTTACTCGAGTTCGTCACGAGTCCGGAGCCGGATCCGTCGCGCGACTGA
- a CDS encoding bifunctional metallophosphatase/5'-nucleotidase, with protein MPSEPADGIDRRRLLKGVGSASVAALAGCAFDDTSDLADGETDGSSGDDTDEPTTVRLLHDTHLHGSMGDLEESLNVANYFGLMADQAAAAPEGNALVVGNGDDLHTSVESSVFDGEHMVELLNASPLAYDTFGNHEFDNGPASLRENVADSEFTWVSANVRDDRTGEVFAAEEGAKRYALEEIDGVRFGITGLAPADTPDVTSVGEHVEVRDPETAAEAVVADLRDEGADVVLLLSHLASPVAADLVAAVDGIDVAVGDHAAMVYDEPKEIDDAVVSVVGDEFEYVGQLDLDVGSDGVTDHSFERYDLDAQVEAEDVDPHEDVRSLLADYQRELESELDVVIGETDVPLDARTETVRSEESNLGNWLADVVRADVDADVALQNGGGIRSDQLYEAGELTRRTIVDILPFPNRTAKLEVSGATLREAIERGVSAVAEGHGRFPQVSGMAYAYEPDAPAGDRVEAITVDGEPLADDATYELATNDFVASGGDGYEVLADADVLVPADEGTLLSALAIETIREEAVIAPETEGRIEIV; from the coding sequence ATGCCATCGGAACCCGCGGACGGGATCGACAGACGGCGGCTCCTGAAAGGCGTCGGCTCCGCGAGCGTCGCCGCACTGGCGGGCTGTGCGTTCGACGACACGTCGGACTTGGCCGACGGAGAGACGGACGGCTCGAGCGGAGACGATACCGACGAACCGACGACCGTCCGACTCCTCCACGACACCCACCTCCACGGCTCGATGGGCGACCTGGAGGAGTCGCTCAACGTCGCGAACTACTTCGGCCTGATGGCGGACCAGGCGGCGGCCGCACCCGAGGGCAACGCGCTGGTCGTCGGCAACGGCGACGACCTGCACACGTCCGTCGAGTCGTCGGTCTTCGACGGGGAACACATGGTCGAGTTGCTCAACGCCAGCCCGCTGGCCTACGACACGTTCGGCAACCACGAGTTCGATAACGGGCCGGCAAGTCTGCGCGAGAACGTCGCCGACAGCGAGTTCACCTGGGTGAGCGCGAACGTCCGCGACGACCGGACCGGCGAGGTGTTCGCGGCCGAGGAGGGAGCCAAGCGGTACGCCCTCGAGGAAATCGACGGCGTCCGGTTCGGGATCACCGGGCTCGCGCCGGCCGACACCCCCGACGTCACCTCCGTCGGCGAGCACGTCGAGGTGCGCGACCCCGAGACCGCAGCCGAGGCGGTTGTCGCCGACCTGCGGGACGAGGGCGCGGACGTCGTCCTCCTGCTCTCGCACCTCGCCAGCCCCGTCGCGGCGGATCTGGTCGCAGCCGTCGACGGCATCGACGTCGCCGTCGGCGACCACGCCGCGATGGTGTACGACGAGCCGAAGGAGATCGACGACGCCGTCGTCTCGGTCGTCGGCGACGAGTTCGAATACGTCGGCCAACTGGATCTCGACGTCGGGAGCGACGGGGTCACCGACCACTCGTTCGAGCGGTACGACCTCGACGCGCAGGTCGAGGCGGAGGACGTCGACCCCCACGAGGACGTCCGGTCGCTGCTCGCGGACTACCAGCGCGAACTCGAGTCTGAGCTCGACGTGGTGATCGGCGAGACCGACGTGCCGCTCGACGCGCGGACCGAAACCGTCCGCAGCGAGGAGTCGAACCTCGGAAACTGGCTGGCCGACGTCGTGCGCGCGGACGTCGACGCCGATGTCGCGCTCCAGAACGGCGGCGGCATCCGCAGCGATCAGTTGTACGAGGCCGGCGAACTCACCAGGCGAACGATCGTCGACATCCTGCCGTTCCCGAACCGCACCGCGAAACTCGAGGTGTCGGGCGCGACCCTCCGCGAGGCGATCGAACGCGGCGTGAGCGCGGTCGCGGAGGGCCACGGCCGGTTCCCGCAGGTCAGCGGGATGGCCTACGCCTACGAGCCGGACGCGCCCGCGGGCGACCGCGTCGAGGCGATTACCGTCGACGGGGAGCCGCTCGCGGACGACGCGACGTACGAGCTCGCCACGAACGATTTCGTCGCGAGCGGCGGCGACGGCTACGAAGTACTCGCGGACGCCGACGTGCTCGTGCCCGCGGACGAAGGGACGCTCCTGTCGGCGCTCGCGATCGAAACGATTCGAGAGGAAGCAGTCATCGCACCCGAAACGGAGGGGCGGATCGAAATCGTCTGA
- a CDS encoding metallophosphoesterase, whose product MNVGIVSDTHDNVEATERATEIFEAEGVETVIHCGDFVAPLMVPYFEDFELHGVLGNNDGDVANLQGAFDSLGGESQLHGRFADIEFDGLSFAVLHGEQLAEVEAIAAGETYDFVCYGHHHERELSAEGRTTVLNPGAHFLPQSEDDRTVAIVDTRSESVRFRSVRE is encoded by the coding sequence ATGAACGTCGGCATCGTCTCGGACACGCACGACAACGTCGAAGCGACCGAGCGCGCGACCGAGATTTTCGAGGCGGAAGGCGTCGAGACCGTCATTCACTGCGGCGACTTCGTCGCACCGTTGATGGTGCCCTACTTCGAGGACTTCGAACTTCACGGCGTCCTCGGGAACAACGACGGCGATGTCGCGAACCTCCAGGGTGCATTCGACTCGCTGGGCGGCGAGAGCCAGCTGCACGGACGCTTCGCCGACATCGAGTTCGACGGGCTCTCGTTCGCCGTCCTCCACGGCGAACAGCTCGCAGAGGTCGAGGCGATCGCCGCCGGCGAGACCTACGACTTCGTCTGTTACGGCCACCACCACGAGCGCGAACTCTCGGCGGAGGGGCGGACGACGGTGCTCAACCCCGGTGCGCACTTCCTGCCGCAGTCCGAGGACGACCGAACCGTCGCGATCGTCGACACGCGCTCGGAGTCGGTTCGGTTCCGATCGGTACGCGAGTAG
- a CDS encoding proteasome assembly chaperone family protein, with protein MAPAPDPTYEVSVSTDDPLAGPLLVGLSNVGLAGLTAVDHLVTHLEFDQVGHVRSRGLPDITPVEDGEPRHPMRLYTSPAGDYCVLLSELFVPVWAADVFADGLLEWIDATEIDELAVFHGIPYPHGPEEHDVFSVATPEYRERRLGGTDVSPASGGVLDGVAGELTARSLEGEAPPLGAYITPTHPPGPDLGAALRYLGLLETVYGLEIDDEQLREHAAELQRYFAELADRMEALESQEGIANQSFPEDRMFM; from the coding sequence ATGGCCCCGGCTCCCGATCCGACCTACGAAGTGTCCGTTTCGACCGACGACCCGCTCGCGGGACCGCTGCTCGTCGGCCTCTCGAACGTCGGCCTGGCGGGACTCACCGCGGTCGACCACCTCGTCACGCACCTCGAGTTCGACCAGGTCGGTCACGTTCGATCCCGCGGGCTCCCGGACATCACCCCGGTCGAGGACGGCGAACCGCGACACCCGATGCGCCTCTACACGTCGCCGGCGGGCGACTACTGCGTCCTGCTGAGCGAGCTATTTGTGCCGGTCTGGGCGGCCGACGTGTTCGCGGACGGCCTCCTCGAGTGGATCGACGCGACCGAGATCGACGAACTGGCCGTCTTTCACGGTATCCCGTATCCGCACGGACCGGAAGAACACGACGTCTTCTCCGTCGCGACGCCGGAGTACCGAGAGCGACGGCTCGGCGGGACGGACGTATCGCCGGCCAGCGGCGGCGTCCTCGACGGCGTCGCCGGCGAACTGACGGCTCGCAGTCTCGAAGGGGAGGCCCCGCCGCTGGGCGCGTACATTACGCCGACGCACCCGCCCGGTCCGGACCTCGGAGCGGCGCTCCGGTACCTGGGCCTGCTGGAGACCGTTTACGGACTCGAGATCGACGACGAACAGCTACGCGAACATGCCGCGGAACTGCAGCGGTACTTTGCCGAACTTGCGGACCGCATGGAAGCGCTCGAATCGCAAGAGGGGATCGCCAATCAGAGCTTCCCGGAGGATCGGATGTTCATGTGA
- a CDS encoding KH domain-containing protein: MQHVKIPQDRIGVLIGEGGETMREIEAEAEVRLDIDSENGSVAVETVGDPVRGLKGPEIVRAIGRGFAPEDAMRLLEDDMMLFDVVDIDAAARNKNDMKRKKGRLIGEGGRTRELMEELTGADVVIYGSTLGIIGAPQEVDAVRSAAEMLLDGAPHGAVYSFLEEKHNEMKHQGMEYHRFPGGQS; this comes from the coding sequence ATGCAGCACGTGAAGATTCCGCAGGACCGCATCGGCGTTCTCATCGGCGAAGGAGGCGAAACGATGCGCGAGATCGAAGCGGAAGCGGAAGTTCGACTCGACATCGACTCGGAGAACGGCTCCGTCGCCGTCGAGACCGTCGGCGATCCCGTCCGCGGCCTCAAGGGCCCCGAGATCGTCCGCGCCATCGGGCGCGGATTCGCCCCCGAGGACGCGATGCGACTGCTCGAGGACGACATGATGTTGTTCGACGTGGTCGACATCGACGCCGCCGCCCGCAACAAGAACGACATGAAACGGAAGAAGGGGCGGCTCATCGGTGAGGGCGGCCGAACCCGCGAACTCATGGAGGAACTGACCGGGGCCGACGTCGTCATCTACGGCTCGACGCTCGGGATCATCGGCGCGCCACAGGAGGTCGACGCCGTCCGCAGCGCGGCCGAGATGCTCTTAGACGGTGCGCCCCACGGTGCCGTCTACTCCTTCCTCGAGGAGAAGCACAACGAGATGAAACATCAGGGAATGGAGTACCACCGGTTCCCCGGCGGGCAGTCCTGA